Proteins encoded together in one Marinithermus hydrothermalis DSM 14884 window:
- a CDS encoding Nif3-like dinuclear metal center hexameric protein, with protein sequence MRRDELVNWLDEYLDLPRYPDLSLNGLQVEGRPEVTRVGVAVDAAAPVFEKALEAGVDFLIVHHGLFWGKPLAVTGPHKRRLELLFSGGINLYAAHLPLDAHPEVGNNAVLARELGLVDLEPFGEFKGVKIGFKGRFPVPESLAQIADKLGQLTGMQCLVHQGGQDPVERVGIVSGGAAWTVVEAAREGLELFITGEPKHEVFHETFERGMNAIYAGHYDTEVFGVKALAQKLQETFGLEWVFLDHPTGL encoded by the coding sequence ATGAGACGCGATGAGCTTGTGAACTGGCTTGACGAGTACCTGGACCTCCCCCGATACCCGGATCTCTCGCTGAACGGCCTACAGGTCGAGGGCCGCCCCGAGGTAACGCGCGTCGGCGTGGCGGTGGACGCGGCCGCGCCCGTCTTCGAAAAGGCCCTCGAGGCCGGCGTGGACTTCCTGATCGTGCACCACGGCCTTTTCTGGGGAAAACCCCTGGCCGTGACGGGCCCCCATAAGCGGCGGCTCGAGCTCCTCTTCTCCGGCGGGATCAACCTGTACGCCGCGCACCTGCCCCTGGACGCGCACCCGGAGGTCGGCAACAACGCGGTGCTCGCGCGTGAGCTGGGCCTCGTGGACCTCGAGCCCTTCGGGGAGTTCAAGGGCGTGAAGATCGGGTTTAAAGGCCGCTTCCCGGTGCCGGAGTCCCTCGCGCAGATCGCGGACAAGCTCGGCCAGTTGACCGGGATGCAGTGCCTGGTGCACCAGGGCGGCCAGGACCCGGTGGAGCGCGTAGGCATCGTCTCAGGCGGGGCCGCCTGGACGGTCGTGGAGGCCGCGCGTGAGGGGCTCGAGCTGTTCATCACCGGTGAACCCAAGCACGAGGTGTTCCACGAGACCTTCGAGCGCGGCATGAACGCGATCTACGCCGGGCACTACGACACCGAGGTCTTCGGCGTCAAGGCCCTCGCCCAAAAGCTCCAGGAGACCTTCGGCCTCGAGTGGGTCTTCCTGGACCACCCCACCGGCCTATGA